In Musa acuminata AAA Group cultivar baxijiao chromosome BXJ2-3, Cavendish_Baxijiao_AAA, whole genome shotgun sequence, the following proteins share a genomic window:
- the LOC135607562 gene encoding uncharacterized protein LOC135607562: MGLLQQPHPMKATCRDQSKYCRFHRDYGHDTEDCHDLRNQIEALIRRGHLGHYLKSREVTPRPKGPPERQINVISGGPTADGSSTAARKAYARSTLEKHTRPEHEPKITFGVGEVERSHHIDALVISIQITNAQVKRVMVDTGSSADVLYFDAFNRLDLTQGDLTPVASTLIGFTGDSISLLGTTMLPITIGEEPRVKMVMTTFMVVDLPSAYNVILGRPTLNKIQAVVSTYHRTIKFPTLAGVGEARSDPRESK; encoded by the coding sequence ATGGGTCTCTTGCAGCAACCTCACCCCATGAAGGCCACCTGTAGAGATCAATCTAAATATTGTAGGTTCCACCGGGACTATGGTCATGACACGGAGGACTGCCACGACCTCCGAAATCAAATAGAGGCACTGATCCGTAGAGGCCACCTTGGACACTACCTCAAATCCCGGGAGGTGACTCCACGCCCCAAAGGACCCCCCGAGAGACAGATCAACGTCATCTCTGGTGGGCCAACAGCCGACGGAAGTAGCACGGCAGCAAGAAAGGCTTACGCGCGCAGCACATTAGAGAAGCATACCCGGCCTGAGCACGAGCCTAAAATTACCTTTGGGGTAGGAGAGGTCGAGCGCTCCCACCACATCGACGCTCTGGTAATCTCCATCCAAATCACCAACGCCCAAGTTAAGAGGGTGATGGTCGACACCGGGAGTTCCGCCGATGTCCTCTACTTCGATGCCTTCAACAGGCTCGACTTGACCCAAGGAGATCTTACCCCTGTGGCGTCAACTCTTATAGGGTTCACTGGGGATTCCATCTCCTTGCTCGGGACCACAATGCTCCCCATCACCATCGGGGAGGAACCGAGGGTAAAAATGgtaatgaccaccttcatggtagtcgactTGCCCTCGGCCTATAATGTCATTCTCGGTCGCCCGACCCTCAACAAGATCCAGGCGGTGGTCTCCACCTATCACAgaaccatcaagttcccaaccTTGGCTGGGGTTGGGGAGGCCCGGAGCGACCCGAGGGAGTCGAAGTGA